From Gammaproteobacteria bacterium, a single genomic window includes:
- a CDS encoding polyribonucleotide nucleotidyltransferase — protein MLKRIERQFAGRTLVLETGRMAKQAHGACLVRFGDTMVLCTATAQMKPTHLPFFPLTVEYREKTYAGGKIPGGFFKREGRPGEKEILAARSIDRPIRPLFPKGYMNETQIICYILSADQENDADVLGLMGASVALNMSKIPFHVPVASVRMGRIQGSWIVNPTFQQLEYSDVDLVVAGSAEAITMVEGAAVEVPEEDLLEGLGVAREAIRELVAMQRDLVAGAYEDEMEWTSVEPAPELVGQVEALARDGVAAAFEVEEKQARAAALAELGDEVAGQLETEGTEIEEVRAAVKGVLRKLEKQHVRAGILDQGRRADGRGVDDIRQLGCEVGVLPRPHGSALFTRGQTQALGVVTLGTSRDEQRIDSIDTLEETTKSFMLHYNFPPFSVGEARPIRGTSRREVGHGNLAERAIQPLLPDYDDFPYTIRVVSDVLESNGSSSMASVCAASLSLMDAGVPLKASCAGVAMGLVKEGDRFAVLTDILGLEDALGDMDFKVAGTRKGVTAIQMDIKIEGLDLAIMQEALGRARTARRRILDAMDHAIPAARTDLSQYAPRIISISINPEKIGEIIGPKGKTIRAIQDETGAKIDIEDSGVVKIAAVSGEAGVRAREMIEAIAQEPEVGRIYEGPVKNTTTFGAFIEIFPGTEGLCHISELAEGRVGKTEDVLKVGEITRVKLLAIDEKGRLRLSRRAALADNTRGGTASRARR, from the coding sequence ATGCTGAAAAGAATCGAGCGACAGTTTGCAGGACGCACCCTGGTCCTGGAGACCGGGCGCATGGCGAAGCAGGCCCACGGGGCCTGCCTCGTTCGTTTTGGCGATACGATGGTGCTGTGCACGGCCACGGCACAGATGAAGCCAACCCATCTTCCCTTTTTCCCCCTCACCGTCGAGTACCGCGAGAAGACCTACGCCGGCGGCAAGATTCCCGGGGGCTTCTTCAAGCGGGAGGGCCGCCCGGGCGAGAAGGAGATCCTGGCGGCGCGCTCGATCGATCGCCCCATCCGTCCGCTGTTCCCGAAAGGGTACATGAACGAGACCCAGATCATCTGCTACATCCTGAGCGCGGATCAGGAGAACGATGCGGACGTCCTCGGCCTGATGGGCGCCTCGGTGGCGCTCAACATGTCGAAGATTCCCTTCCATGTCCCGGTGGCGTCGGTGCGCATGGGCCGGATTCAGGGCTCCTGGATCGTGAATCCCACCTTCCAGCAGCTCGAGTATTCGGATGTCGACCTGGTGGTGGCGGGATCGGCCGAGGCGATCACCATGGTCGAAGGCGCCGCGGTGGAGGTGCCCGAAGAGGATCTCCTCGAAGGGCTGGGCGTCGCCCGCGAAGCGATCCGCGAGCTGGTGGCCATGCAGCGTGATCTCGTCGCCGGGGCTTACGAGGACGAGATGGAGTGGACCAGCGTGGAGCCGGCTCCGGAGCTGGTCGGCCAGGTCGAAGCGCTCGCCCGGGACGGGGTGGCGGCCGCGTTCGAGGTGGAGGAAAAGCAGGCCCGGGCCGCGGCCTTGGCCGAGCTCGGAGATGAGGTGGCCGGCCAACTGGAGACCGAAGGGACGGAGATTGAAGAAGTCCGCGCCGCAGTGAAGGGAGTCCTGCGCAAGCTAGAGAAGCAGCACGTGCGTGCGGGCATCCTCGACCAGGGCAGGCGCGCCGACGGTCGTGGCGTCGACGACATCCGGCAGCTCGGCTGCGAGGTGGGCGTCCTGCCACGGCCGCACGGATCGGCCCTCTTCACGCGCGGACAGACGCAGGCCCTGGGCGTGGTCACCCTCGGCACCTCGCGCGACGAACAGCGCATCGATTCGATCGATACCCTCGAGGAAACCACGAAGTCGTTCATGCTTCACTACAACTTCCCGCCTTTCTCGGTGGGCGAAGCGAGGCCCATCCGCGGGACGTCGCGGCGCGAAGTGGGACACGGCAATCTGGCCGAGCGCGCCATTCAGCCCCTGCTTCCCGACTACGACGACTTCCCGTACACGATCCGCGTGGTGTCCGACGTTCTCGAATCGAACGGCTCCTCGTCCATGGCCTCCGTTTGCGCTGCTTCGCTGTCGCTGATGGATGCGGGCGTGCCGCTCAAGGCGTCGTGCGCCGGGGTGGCGATGGGGCTGGTGAAGGAGGGCGACCGCTTCGCGGTGCTTACCGACATTCTGGGGCTCGAAGACGCCCTCGGGGACATGGACTTCAAGGTGGCCGGGACGCGCAAGGGCGTCACCGCGATTCAGATGGACATCAAGATCGAGGGGCTCGATCTGGCGATCATGCAGGAAGCGCTGGGCAGGGCGCGCACGGCGCGACGCCGCATTCTGGATGCCATGGACCACGCCATCCCGGCGGCCCGCACCGACCTGTCCCAGTACGCCCCCCGCATCATCTCGATCTCGATCAACCCTGAGAAGATTGGTGAGATCATTGGCCCCAAGGGTAAGACCATCAGGGCGATACAAGATGAAACCGGAGCCAAGATCGACATCGAGGACTCCGGCGTCGTGAAGATCGCCGCCGTCTCGGGCGAGGCCGGCGTACGCGCCCGCGAAATGATCGAAGCCATCGCTCAGGAGCCCGAGGTCGGACGCATCTACGAAGGTCCCGTCAAGAACACCACCACTTTCGGGGCATTCATCGAGATCTTCCCGGGCACCGAAGGGCTCTGCCACATTTCCGAACTCGCTGAAGGGCGGGTGGGCAAGACCGAAGACGTCCTCAAGGTCGGCGAAATCACGCGGGTCAAGCTGCTCGCGATCGACGAAAAGGGCCGGCTGCGCCTCTCCAGGCGCGCGGCTCTTGCCGACAACACCCGGGGCGGAACGGCGTCCCGGGCCCGCCGGTGA
- the rpsO gene encoding 30S ribosomal protein S15 translates to MGFVKEEVIRKYQVHDGDRGSAPVQIAILTHRINHLQGHFRAHKKDHHSRQGLLKMVGRRRRLLEYMKRTDYEKYRELIADLGLRH, encoded by the coding sequence ATGGGATTCGTTAAGGAAGAAGTCATCCGCAAGTATCAGGTTCATGATGGTGACCGGGGCAGTGCACCCGTTCAGATCGCGATCCTGACCCACCGAATCAATCATCTCCAAGGTCACTTCCGCGCGCACAAGAAGGACCATCACAGCCGCCAGGGCCTGCTCAAGATGGTGGGCCGGCGAAGGCGGCTCCTCGAGTACATGAAGCGGACCGACTACGAGAAGTACCGCGAACTCATCGCGGACCTCGGTCTCCGCCACTAG
- a CDS encoding 4a-hydroxytetrahydrobiopterin dehydratase — MTELTRQTCEPCRAGAPPASEAEVSAWRPQIPDWEIVERDGIPRLERVFSFPDFVQALSFTNRVGALAEEQGHHPALLTEWGRVTVSWWTHKIRNLHVNDFVMAARTDAAFGGG; from the coding sequence ATGACCGAACTGACCCGTCAGACCTGTGAACCGTGCAGGGCAGGAGCTCCTCCCGCCAGCGAAGCCGAAGTCTCGGCGTGGCGTCCACAGATTCCCGACTGGGAGATCGTAGAGCGCGACGGCATTCCCCGTCTCGAGCGCGTCTTCTCCTTCCCGGACTTCGTCCAGGCGCTGTCGTTCACCAACCGCGTGGGCGCGCTCGCCGAGGAGCAGGGACATCACCCGGCGCTCCTGACGGAATGGGGGCGGGTCACCGTTTCCTGGTGGACCCACAAGATTCGCAACCTCCATGTCAACGACTTCGTCATGGCCGCCAGGACCGACGCGGCGTTCGGCGGAGGCTGA
- a CDS encoding bifunctional riboflavin kinase/FAD synthetase, producing MTASDRMEGRAARSARPALVPRCERGSVVTVGTFDGVHLGHREVLREMGRRARQTGRPSVLVTFRPHPLQVLRPKDAPGLLTSSIEKKEILAQSDLDYAVFLPFTRALARYTPRRFVEEILVARMRVRELVIGYDHGFGRGRSGDAETLDAMGTELGFDVQVVPPVVAGGGPVSSSRIRRALLEGDVRAAHTGLGRPYSLRGVVVRGDGRGRRLGFPTANLEIRDPGKLIPGEGIYAVRAGLPAGRWDGALHIGPRPTFPGSRASIEVHLLDYSADLRGADLYGTEIRLDLIERLREVRSFASVAELVGRMNEDVRLARRILAEYRERDSSPQTRSRMTP from the coding sequence GTGACGGCGTCCGACCGCATGGAGGGTCGCGCCGCGCGATCCGCCCGACCCGCACTGGTCCCGCGCTGCGAACGGGGGAGCGTGGTTACGGTGGGGACCTTCGACGGCGTCCATCTGGGCCACCGGGAGGTATTGCGCGAAATGGGCCGGAGAGCCCGACAAACGGGCAGGCCCAGCGTCCTGGTGACCTTCCGCCCCCATCCGCTCCAGGTCCTGAGGCCGAAGGACGCGCCCGGACTTCTGACCAGTTCGATCGAGAAGAAGGAGATCCTCGCGCAGAGCGACCTCGACTACGCCGTCTTCCTGCCGTTCACCCGGGCGCTGGCCCGCTACACTCCCCGGCGCTTCGTGGAGGAGATCCTCGTTGCCCGCATGAGGGTGAGGGAACTCGTGATCGGCTACGACCACGGATTCGGCAGGGGGCGGTCGGGAGATGCGGAAACCCTGGATGCGATGGGAACGGAGCTGGGCTTCGACGTCCAGGTCGTACCGCCCGTCGTCGCCGGGGGAGGTCCCGTGTCGTCGAGCAGGATTCGCAGGGCGTTGCTGGAAGGCGACGTGCGTGCCGCGCACACCGGGCTCGGGCGCCCGTATTCGCTGCGCGGGGTGGTCGTCCGGGGTGACGGGCGCGGGCGGCGCCTGGGTTTCCCCACCGCCAACCTCGAGATTCGGGACCCCGGCAAGCTGATTCCCGGCGAAGGCATCTACGCGGTGCGCGCCGGGTTGCCCGCAGGGAGGTGGGACGGAGCCCTGCACATCGGCCCGCGCCCTACCTTCCCCGGTTCCCGTGCGTCGATAGAAGTGCATCTTCTCGACTACAGTGCCGACCTGCGCGGTGCCGACCTCTACGGAACCGAAATCCGGCTGGATCTGATCGAGCGGCTCCGCGAGGTGCGATCCTTTGCCAGCGTGGCGGAGCTGGTCGGCCGGATGAACGAGGATGTCCGGCTTGCCCGCCGCATCCTGGCCGAATACCGCGAACGCGATTCCTCTCCACAGACCAGATCCCGGATGACACCATGA
- the truB gene encoding tRNA pseudouridine(55) synthase TruB, with protein MSRARDGVLLVDKPIGPTSHDIVREARARLGLRRVGHAGTLDPFASGLLLLCLGPSTRISQYLSAMDKTYLATARLGVSTSTHDMDGDVVGGSPRWRELDERTVRHALEAFQGPILQVPPRYSAKKVRGTAAHRRSRQGETVKLEPVPVEVYGVGEIRCALPLVTFAVRCSSGTYVRALARDLGEALGTGAHLTALRRTAVGSLSVRDAAAADGLRDELPPVAHLSAARALAHLPAVRVGEEDAARLACGQAIEPTLEPVPEADPVVALAQGTLVAIGVGRGGVLQPRKVFL; from the coding sequence GTGAGCCGCGCCCGTGACGGCGTGTTGCTGGTCGACAAGCCCATCGGCCCCACCTCCCACGACATCGTCCGGGAAGCGCGCGCGCGCCTGGGCCTCAGGCGCGTCGGCCATGCAGGAACCCTGGACCCCTTCGCCTCGGGGCTGCTCCTGCTCTGCCTCGGTCCTTCCACCCGCATTTCGCAGTACCTGTCGGCGATGGACAAGACCTATCTGGCGACCGCCCGCCTTGGCGTGTCGACCAGCACGCACGACATGGACGGGGACGTGGTGGGCGGAAGCCCTCGATGGCGTGAATTGGACGAGCGCACCGTCCGGCACGCCCTCGAGGCGTTCCAGGGCCCCATCCTCCAGGTTCCGCCGCGCTATTCCGCCAAGAAGGTGCGCGGGACCGCCGCCCACCGCCGCTCTCGCCAGGGCGAGACGGTCAAGCTCGAGCCGGTGCCGGTCGAGGTGTACGGGGTGGGGGAGATCCGCTGCGCCCTTCCGTTGGTCACGTTTGCGGTTCGGTGTTCTTCCGGGACCTACGTTCGGGCGCTGGCGCGCGATCTCGGCGAGGCGCTGGGGACGGGAGCCCACCTGACTGCGCTCCGGCGCACGGCGGTGGGCTCGCTGAGCGTTCGCGACGCGGCGGCTGCCGACGGGCTACGCGACGAGCTTCCCCCGGTCGCACACCTGTCAGCCGCGAGGGCGCTGGCGCACCTTCCGGCCGTGCGCGTGGGCGAGGAGGACGCCGCGCGCCTGGCGTGCGGACAGGCCATCGAACCGACCCTTGAGCCCGTTCCCGAGGCCGATCCGGTGGTTGCGCTCGCGCAGGGAACCCTGGTCGCGATCGGGGTCGGCCGGGGGGGCGTGCTGCAACCGCGCAAGGTGTTCCTGTGA
- the rbfA gene encoding 30S ribosome-binding factor RbfA: MARRLARVNSQLQREITRILRSEVRDPRVGMPMVTEVRVTSDLSFARVFVRLAGDGRERDRAMKGLAASAAFIRGSLGAELHIRRVPELRFVEDTSLEHAARIEQILKDVLPGDGAAGEGEET; this comes from the coding sequence ATGGCTCGCAGGCTCGCCCGGGTGAACAGCCAGCTGCAGCGGGAGATCACGCGCATCCTCCGCAGCGAGGTGCGCGATCCCCGGGTGGGCATGCCGATGGTTACGGAAGTCCGCGTGACCTCCGACCTCTCTTTCGCGCGGGTGTTCGTAAGGCTGGCGGGCGACGGCCGGGAACGCGATCGGGCCATGAAGGGGCTCGCCGCCTCGGCCGCGTTCATCAGGGGATCGCTGGGCGCGGAGCTCCACATCCGGCGCGTACCCGAACTGCGCTTCGTCGAAGACACGTCGCTGGAACACGCCGCACGTATCGAACAGATCCTCAAGGATGTTCTCCCCGGCGACGGCGCAGCCGGGGAAGGGGAGGAGACGTGA
- a CDS encoding DUF503 domain-containing protein → MIGAISWDLLLPGCVSLKDKRNVVRSLKDRMRHRFNVGVSETHMRELHARAGLTAVFVTTEGRHAESIRGRLAGFVEADGRVVVLSVRDPLA, encoded by the coding sequence GTGATCGGGGCGATCTCCTGGGACCTTTTGCTTCCGGGATGCGTGTCCCTCAAGGACAAGCGCAACGTCGTGCGTTCCCTGAAGGACCGCATGCGCCATCGCTTCAACGTCGGCGTTTCGGAGACCCATATGCGCGAGTTGCACGCGCGAGCGGGTCTTACGGCGGTCTTCGTGACCACGGAAGGGCGTCACGCCGAGTCGATTCGCGGCCGTCTCGCCGGCTTCGTGGAGGCCGATGGCCGCGTCGTCGTACTCTCGGTCCGCGACCCCCTGGCCTGA
- the infB gene encoding translation initiation factor IF-2, with protein MTLLRKMGVALHGDRDFVPGDDVSRLLARIERERRQSGFGTREAVQAALEDVRSTHVRRRRSRRRIRRVTPSEAEVVAVASPVGTAENSDPVTEQADSVQVAAGPPSAGDAAEPAEDAGSAGHHAPNGETSSPETAASGPDMPGAGSESPPAGADQLDGGAAGATAGQDAVAADAAAAAQVADAGDGPGTARRAEDGSASASHPADHRDAVPDPRSGSQAAAPTASGASPEPPTPPSASAQPPAGASSDPGHAAPAHDANVTSAETFPAAARPKLRSARSQGPEGPVRVVRQSPRLAPAASAGPGGQVRIQAEGYGPDGRRKRGRKKGRRRQRVDQGAVQENIQRVMAELKGGGRRRRKSRDTRPRVEEKEARKEEARKQEEREATTVRVNEFLTVAELGELIDISSTELIGSAFKSLGLMVTINQRLDFDQIEMLLEEFNFTAVREQEYGAAEDGEVEEEDDPELAMPRPPVVTVMGHVDHGKTKLLDSIRDTNVVAGESGGITQHIGAYHVQVDGDRSLTFLDTPGHAAFTAMRARGADVTDIVILVVAADDSVMPQTIEAISHARNAGVPIVVAINKMDLPAADAERVKQQLLSHDVTVEDFGGDVLVAPISARTGAGMDELLEKVLLQAELLELKANPNRPATGAVIEARLDVGKGPVVSVLVQRGTLRVGDDFICGKFDGRVRALLDERGAVVEEAGPGTPVQLLGVRGVPQAGDTLQVMEAMRASEIASTRQRLEREKLLRIKDRGIRLGDFSQILSAGEVSTLPLIIKGDVDGSVQAVSDTLQRLSTAEVRVEIVHRAVGAINEEDVLLARTAGGVIIGFRVRPNINARQLAEREGVDIQVYDVIYDAENDVRAALEGMLAPERLEKVVASAEVRETFRVTRVGTIAGCYVSEGAVEHPSTVRLIRDGVVVYTGEISSLKRFKDDVKLVRNGLECGIGIANYNDVKVGDVIECFVVEEVARTLAGSAHAR; from the coding sequence TTGACGCTGTTGCGCAAGATGGGCGTAGCGCTGCACGGAGACAGGGATTTTGTGCCCGGCGACGACGTCTCGCGTCTCCTGGCGCGAATCGAGCGCGAGCGGCGACAAAGCGGCTTCGGAACCCGTGAAGCCGTGCAGGCCGCGCTGGAAGATGTTCGGTCAACCCATGTCCGGCGGAGGCGCAGTCGCAGGCGAATCCGGCGCGTGACGCCGAGCGAAGCCGAAGTTGTAGCCGTTGCGTCCCCGGTCGGGACGGCGGAGAACTCGGATCCGGTGACCGAGCAGGCCGATTCCGTACAGGTGGCCGCCGGACCGCCCTCCGCGGGCGATGCGGCGGAACCCGCCGAGGACGCCGGTTCCGCGGGACACCACGCGCCCAATGGCGAGACGTCCTCTCCCGAGACCGCAGCATCGGGTCCGGACATGCCCGGCGCAGGAAGCGAGTCGCCGCCGGCCGGGGCAGACCAGCTCGATGGCGGCGCGGCCGGGGCCACCGCCGGGCAGGATGCCGTGGCCGCGGACGCGGCCGCCGCGGCGCAGGTTGCCGACGCCGGCGATGGGCCGGGTACGGCACGGCGCGCGGAAGACGGGTCCGCATCCGCATCGCACCCGGCCGACCATCGCGACGCGGTCCCCGACCCACGGTCCGGGAGCCAAGCTGCCGCCCCGACCGCCTCTGGCGCATCGCCGGAGCCGCCGACCCCGCCCTCAGCCTCCGCGCAGCCACCGGCCGGGGCTTCCTCCGACCCTGGCCATGCGGCCCCGGCCCACGACGCGAACGTCACTTCGGCCGAGACCTTCCCGGCTGCGGCCCGACCCAAGCTGCGGTCGGCGCGCAGTCAGGGGCCCGAAGGTCCCGTGCGGGTCGTGCGCCAGTCACCCCGACTGGCTCCCGCAGCCAGCGCCGGGCCCGGAGGCCAGGTGCGCATCCAGGCCGAAGGGTACGGGCCCGACGGCAGACGCAAGCGGGGACGGAAGAAGGGCAGAAGGCGCCAGCGGGTGGACCAGGGCGCCGTGCAGGAGAACATCCAGCGCGTGATGGCCGAACTGAAGGGCGGGGGCCGGCGTCGGCGCAAGAGCCGTGATACGCGTCCCAGGGTGGAGGAAAAGGAGGCTCGCAAGGAGGAAGCCCGCAAGCAGGAGGAGCGCGAAGCCACCACCGTGCGCGTGAACGAGTTTCTGACCGTGGCCGAACTCGGGGAACTCATCGACATATCTTCAACCGAACTCATCGGCTCGGCCTTCAAGAGCCTGGGCCTCATGGTCACGATCAACCAGCGGCTGGATTTCGACCAGATCGAAATGCTGCTGGAGGAGTTCAACTTTACCGCCGTCCGCGAGCAGGAGTACGGCGCCGCGGAAGACGGTGAAGTGGAGGAGGAGGACGATCCCGAGCTGGCTATGCCACGCCCACCCGTGGTCACGGTCATGGGTCACGTGGACCACGGAAAGACGAAGCTGCTCGACTCGATCCGGGACACCAACGTCGTCGCGGGCGAGTCCGGTGGCATCACCCAGCATATCGGGGCCTACCACGTCCAGGTGGACGGCGACCGCTCGCTCACGTTCCTGGATACGCCGGGCCACGCCGCGTTCACCGCCATGCGCGCGCGGGGCGCCGACGTCACCGACATCGTGATCCTGGTGGTGGCGGCGGACGACTCCGTCATGCCGCAGACCATCGAGGCGATCTCCCACGCGCGCAACGCCGGCGTCCCCATCGTGGTGGCCATCAACAAGATGGATCTGCCGGCGGCAGACGCCGAACGCGTCAAGCAGCAGCTTCTCAGTCACGACGTCACCGTAGAGGATTTCGGGGGCGACGTGCTGGTGGCGCCGATCTCCGCCCGCACCGGAGCGGGCATGGACGAGCTTCTGGAGAAGGTGCTGCTGCAGGCGGAGTTGCTCGAACTGAAGGCCAACCCGAACCGCCCGGCAACGGGCGCCGTGATCGAGGCCAGACTGGATGTCGGGAAGGGCCCCGTCGTTTCCGTGCTGGTTCAGCGGGGTACCCTTCGAGTGGGCGACGACTTCATTTGCGGCAAGTTCGACGGCCGCGTGCGCGCGCTGCTGGACGAGCGCGGGGCGGTCGTGGAAGAGGCGGGCCCCGGCACTCCGGTGCAGCTTCTGGGCGTCAGGGGCGTGCCCCAGGCGGGCGACACGCTGCAGGTCATGGAGGCCATGCGGGCATCCGAGATCGCCAGCACCCGCCAGCGCCTGGAGCGCGAGAAGCTCCTGCGCATCAAGGATCGCGGGATCAGGCTTGGGGACTTCTCCCAGATCCTGTCCGCGGGTGAAGTCAGCACTCTGCCGCTCATCATCAAGGGCGACGTCGACGGCTCCGTACAGGCGGTGTCGGATACGCTCCAGCGACTCAGCACCGCGGAAGTGCGGGTGGAGATCGTCCACCGGGCGGTGGGAGCCATCAACGAGGAGGATGTCCTGCTCGCGCGCACCGCCGGGGGTGTCATCATCGGCTTCAGGGTGCGTCCGAACATCAACGCCCGGCAGCTGGCCGAGCGTGAGGGCGTGGACATCCAGGTCTACGACGTCATCTACGACGCGGAAAACGACGTGCGCGCCGCTCTGGAAGGCATGCTCGCCCCGGAGCGCCTCGAGAAGGTCGTGGCAAGCGCGGAGGTGCGCGAGACCTTCAGGGTGACGAGGGTCGGCACCATCGCGGGCTGCTACGTCAGCGAGGGGGCTGTGGAACACCCGTCGACGGTGCGTCTGATCCGCGACGGCGTCGTGGTGTACACGGGAGAGATCAGTTCGCTCAAGCGGTTCAAGGACGATGTGAAGCTGGTCCGCAACGGGCTCGAGTGCGGGATTGGAATCGCCAACTACAACGATGTGAAAGTGGGTGATGTCATCGAGTGCTTCGTGGTCGAGGAAGTCGCGCGCACCCTGGCCGGAAGTGCTCACGCGCGATGA
- the nusA gene encoding transcription termination factor NusA, with protein sequence MIANSGQIIAAFRDMAATKNLSVDELNELIEDGIMAGLARIHGPNVRAEIDVDDMSGAIDIVVLKRVVDQVEDGSAEISLEEARWDDEAFEIGDLMEIPMDFTEFGRNAVMATKQRIVQRIRENERDRIREEFADRVGELLSGDVQQIERGKVVVMLNLAKDADAIIPWKEQNPRERFRQGDPIRAVLKKIEESPKGPRLILSRADPVFVESLFRLEVPEIYQGIVDIREKAREVGGRTKIAVSSRDESIDPVGACVGLKGSRVQAVVSELGGERIDIVPWHPDPEVFARRALAPARVAKVISNYDNQVITAIVDEDQLSLAIGRNGQNVRLASQLIGWQIDLYGSREWLERGADTAIFPDAEENYETSDFPLSELELPADALQALGGAGYTTFLQIINLERGEFLAIPGLSTDAVDQIVGLIDELTVIEGEEDAQPEALADGEHTDG encoded by the coding sequence ATGATAGCGAACTCGGGCCAGATAATTGCGGCATTCCGGGACATGGCCGCCACCAAGAACCTGTCCGTGGACGAACTCAACGAGTTGATCGAGGACGGGATCATGGCCGGCCTCGCACGCATCCATGGGCCCAACGTGCGCGCCGAGATCGACGTGGACGACATGAGCGGAGCGATCGACATCGTCGTCCTCAAGCGTGTCGTAGACCAGGTCGAGGACGGCTCCGCGGAGATTTCCCTGGAGGAAGCCCGCTGGGACGACGAGGCCTTCGAAATCGGGGATCTCATGGAAATCCCCATGGACTTCACCGAGTTCGGACGCAACGCGGTGATGGCGACCAAGCAGCGCATCGTCCAGCGTATTCGCGAGAACGAGCGCGACCGGATTCGCGAAGAGTTCGCGGACCGGGTCGGCGAGCTGCTTTCGGGCGACGTGCAGCAGATCGAGCGGGGCAAGGTGGTGGTGATGCTGAACCTCGCCAAGGACGCGGACGCCATCATCCCCTGGAAGGAGCAGAACCCCCGGGAGCGTTTCCGCCAGGGCGATCCGATCCGCGCCGTGTTGAAGAAGATCGAGGAGTCTCCCAAGGGGCCCCGGCTCATTCTGTCGCGCGCGGACCCCGTTTTCGTCGAGTCCCTCTTCAGGCTCGAGGTGCCGGAGATCTACCAGGGCATCGTCGACATCCGGGAAAAGGCCAGGGAAGTCGGCGGCAGAACCAAGATCGCGGTGTCGTCGCGTGACGAATCCATCGATCCCGTGGGCGCGTGCGTAGGGCTGAAAGGATCCCGCGTACAGGCCGTCGTTTCCGAGCTGGGCGGAGAGCGGATCGATATCGTGCCTTGGCATCCCGATCCCGAAGTCTTCGCCCGCAGGGCGCTTGCGCCCGCGCGGGTTGCGAAGGTCATCAGCAACTACGACAACCAGGTAATCACCGCGATCGTGGACGAGGATCAGTTGTCCCTGGCGATCGGCCGGAATGGACAGAACGTTCGTCTGGCGTCGCAGTTGATCGGGTGGCAGATCGACCTCTACGGGTCTCGCGAGTGGCTTGAGCGGGGAGCGGACACGGCCATCTTCCCGGACGCCGAGGAAAACTACGAAACGTCCGATTTTCCGCTCTCGGAACTGGAGTTGCCGGCCGACGCGCTGCAGGCGCTCGGAGGGGCGGGATACACCACCTTCCTCCAGATCATTAACCTGGAGAGGGGCGAGTTTCTGGCGATACCGGGACTCTCTACTGACGCCGTAGACCAGATCGTCGGGCTGATCGACGAATTGACCGTGATCGAGGGCGAGGAAGACGCGCAACCCGAAGCTCTTGCGGACGGAGAGCACACAGACGGATGA